One Euphorbia lathyris chromosome 1, ddEupLath1.1, whole genome shotgun sequence DNA segment encodes these proteins:
- the LOC136202109 gene encoding E3 ubiquitin-protein ligase SINA-like 10, translating to MARFSVGGEADEGSSSQIRKKLRIEHVPLSPLHEPEEELHDEESSEEEEESSEEDEEEMEEGEEGEEEEEEDSVGVTNQTATSEPRSSNPLASTGSTGNGRIFLTLTDPEVLDCPICYESLTIPVFQCENGHIACTSCCKRIAHKCPSCLLPIGYNRCRAIEKVLESVKVPCQNLRYGCREMVNYSKKFEHEKMCNHAPYSCPVSSCKFVGSCKQLYQHFSSKHKGSAVPLRFNATMPLFFTLNDKTLLLQEEKGVIFILNNREESPIGNVVSVNCIAPPSHKEGYFYEVTAKSEGSNLRFQSFTKNIRKFDNNDIHPEEFLMVPRSLFGSYGQISLDLHIRDYGVLGGSLQPAHIIPAIAAVSRIPIL from the exons atggCGAGATTCTCCGTTGGCGGAGAAGCAGATGAAGGGTCGAGCAGTCAAATACGTAAGAAACTGAGAATCGAACATGTTCCTCTGTCTCCCTTGCATGAACCCGAAGAAGAACTTCATGACGAAGAATcatctgaagaagaagaagaatcatcagaagaagatgaagaagagatgGAGGAAggtgaagaaggagaagaagaagaagaagaagactctGTAGGTGTAACCAACCAGACAGCCACTTCTGAACCCAGATCATCAAATCCTCTTGCCTCCACGGGATCCACCGGAAATGGGAGAATTTTTCTAACCCTAACAGACCCAGAAGTTCTTGATTGTCCCATCTGCTACGAATCCTTGACCATTCCTGTCTTTCAG TGTGAGAATGGGCATATAGCATGTACTTCCTGCTGCAAAAGAATTGCTCATAAATGTCCTTCCTGCCTTTTACCTATTGGTTATAATCGCTGCCGGGCCATAGAGAAGGTTCTTGAATCGGTCAAAGTGCCATGCCAAAACCTGAGGTATGGGTGTCGAGAAATGGTTAACTATAGCAAGAAATTTGAGCATGAAAAGATGTGCAACCATGCACCATATTCATGCCCTGTATCAAGTTGCAAATTTGTTGGCTCATGCAAGCAGCTATATCAACATTTTAGCAGTAAGCACAAAGGTTCAGCAGTTCCTTTACGTTTTAATGCTACAATGCCACTATTCTTTACCCTGAACGACAAAACCCTTCTTCTTCAAGAGGAGAAAGGTGTTATATTTATTCTGAACAACAGAGAAGAATCACCAATTGGAAATGTTGTTTCGGTTAATTGTATTGCACCCCCTTCACACAAGGAAGGATACTTTTATGAAGTTACAGCAAAATCAGAGGGGAGCAATTTGAGATTTCAATCGTTTACGAAGAATATACGCAAGTTTGATAACAATGACATTCATCCAGAAGAATTCCTCATGGTTCCACGCAGTTTATTTGGTTCTTATGGACAAATCAGCTTGGACCTCCATATACGTGATTATGGCGTGCTGGGTGGATCCCTACAGCCTGCCCACATTATACCAGCTATTGCTGCAGTATCCCGAATACCAATATTATAA